AGACCGACGATTGGCATATTGATATCCTGGTTTCCGGTTCACAGAAGGCCTTGATGCTTCCCCCGGGACTGGCCTTCGCCAGTGTCAGCGAAAAGGCCTGGGGATTGAACAAAACCGCTAGCCTGCCCCGGTTTTATTTTGACTTCGCCAAAGAACGCAAATCCCTGGCCAAGAATACCGGCGCTTATACTTCAGCAGTTACCTTGATTATCGGTTTGCAGCAGGTCTTAAGACAGATCAAAACCCTCGGTTTGGAAGCCGTTTTTGCCCGGAATAAACGTCTTTCCGAGGCCACCAAGGCCGGTATCAAGGCCCTGGGGCTGAAATTCTATGCCGAAGAAAATCCTTCGGAATCCCTGACCGCCATCCAGGCTCCGGAAGGCATCAATGGACAGGATGTGGTCAAGATCATGCGGGAAAAATACGGGGTGACCATCGCCGGCGGCCAGGCCCAGGCCAAAGGGAAGATCTTCCGCATCTCTCATATGGGTTATGTCAATGAATTCGACGTGATTGTTGCCTTATCGGCCCTGGAATTGGCCCTGAAAGATTTAGGCTATCCGGTGGAACTCGGGGCCGGGGTTAGGGCGGCGGAAATGGTGTTCGGGGGGTAGGCGGTCAAAATAAAAAAATTGTAAATTAATGATGGACTCGTAAAAGAGCCGTCATTCCCGTGGAAACGGGAATCCAGTGTATTTAGTTAATTACTCATGTCCTGGATTACCGCTCCCCGATTAAGACATTGGGGACAAGCTTCGTGAGGATAGCGACTTTTACGATTCCAACAAAATAGGGATGAGTTCAAAAGAATAAGGAATTACGATAGGAGTACAAGAAATGAAAATTCTGATCAGTGATAATTTGTCGGAAAAAGGGGTCGAGATCTTTGCCAAGGCCAAGGGAATCGAAGTGGATGTCAAAACCGGCCTGGCCCCGGAAGAATTAAAGACGATCATTAAAGACTATGACGGTTTGGTTATACGCAGTGCCACCAAGGTTACCGCTGAAATCATCGAAGCGGCCGCTAACCTGAAAGTGGTCGGGCGGGCCGGGATAGGCCTGGATAATGTCGATATACCGGCTGCTTCCCAGAGGGGTATCGTGGTCATGAACACCCCGGAGGGCAACACCATCACCACGGCGGAACATACTATTTCCCTGCTGGTGTCTATGGCCCGAAAAATCCCCCAGGCCACGGCCTCCCTTAAAGATAAAAAATGGGAGAAAAAGAAATTCCAAGGAAAAGAACTTTTTAACAAGACCCTGGGGATCATCGGCACCGGGAAAATCGGCAGTATCGTGGCTGACCGGGCCAAGGGTCTCAAGATGCAGGTTATTGCCTTTGACCCCTTTATTCAGCCGGAAATCCTTTTGAAACAGGGGATCGAGCCGGTCACTCTGGAAGAACTCTATCAACGGGCCCAGTTTATTACCATTCATACCCCCAAAACCAAGGATACCCTGGGATTGATCAATGCCCAGGCCATTGAGCGGATGCAGGACGGTGTGATGATTGTTAATTGTTCCAGAGGCGGGATTGTGGATGAAAAGGCCCTCTATGACGGATTGGTCAGCGGAAAGGTGGGGGGAGCGGCTCTGGATGTCTTTGAAACCGAACCACCGGGAAACAACCCTCTTCTTTCGTTAGATAATTTCATTTGTACCCCCCATTTAGGGGCTTCCACTGCCGAAGCCCAGGAAAATGTGGCTGTGGCCATTGCCGAACAGATAGTCGATTTTTTGCTACATGGGGTCATCAAAAATGCGGTGAATGTCCCTTCGGTCAGCGCCAATCTGCTGGAAAGGGTCAAGCCCTATCTGGTCCTGGCCGAACGGCTGGGAAGCTTCCAAGCTCAGATTTTGCAAGGCGGGATGACCGAGGTCTCGGTTGAATACCTGGGTGAAGTGGCCAGCTATGATACTAAGCCTATGACTGTTTCCCTGCTAAAGGGCCTTTTGACCCCCATCTTGAAAGATGTGGTTAATTTCGTCAATGCCCCCATCCTGGCCAAGGAAAGGGGCATACGGGTGATTGAATCGAAAACCGATACGGTTGATGATTTTTTAATTCTCATAACTTTAAGGGTAAAGACCCAGAAAATGGAAAGTTCCATCTCGGGAACCTTATTCGGAAAATACGAACCCCGCATTGTCCGGTTGAATAACTTCCGTCTGGAAGCCAATCCCGAAGGGCATATGCTCCTGATTCATAATGAAGACAAACCCGGGATAATCGGAAATATCGGCCTGACTTTAGGGAAACATAGAATCAACATTGAACGGATGCAGGTCGGCCAGGAAAAAGAAAAGGGAGAAAATATTATCCTTTTAACCACCGATCAAGCTGTTTCGGCCCAGGCCCTCAAAGAACTCACGGCCCTGCCTTCGGTTATCTCGGCCAGGCCGCTGGAATTGTAGAAATAAAAAAATGCGGGTCCAGCATCAAAGTTGAACCCGCATTTCTATAACTAAAGCCTCATGTCCCGCCTGGGTCACCACGAAGCATAAAAATGGGTTTCGCCGAACACCGAACGCTGTACGACGAACGTTATTCTCGTATTAAATTAACAACTGCAGGAAGTCCCGCAGGAACCGCCACCCAAACTCAATCCGGAAGTCACTGAAAACCCCGACCGCCCCATCTGATCGACATAATCTACTTTAATCTCTTTGGCCTGTTCTTCCAATGCCTTGTCTACCAGGTAGGTGATTCCGTCAATTGCATAGACCTTATCATTTTCTTTGGACTCATCCAGAGCCAGAGCCAATGAAGGCCCCGATCAGCCGCCCTGGCTTAAAAATACTCTTATAGCCGAGCTAAGATTTTGTTTTTCAAAATAATCTTTCAGGGCTGTTTGTGCCGTTTCGGTTACTGTCAACATAATGTTTCCTTTCCCTTTTTTAAAATCTTTTCATTAATTATAGGAATCAAGGGCCTTCTTGTCAAGAAGGGCTTTCGATTCTTTCCAAAACCGGTTTGAGACTGATGCGATGGTCCTCCAAGCCGAGATTGATGCGCTCCAAACCCATGGCCAAGCCGAGGAGCTGAGAAATAAAGAGCGTGGGTAGACCGAAGCCGTCATGATACTTCCTTTCCAGCATCAGTTGGCCCCGGTCAAACTGGTAAAAGCAGGAAGGACAGGCCACGGCCACGGCCTCGATCTGATGCTTTTTCATGTGCTGCAGTTTTTCACGGGTAATCTCATTGGCCGCCTGGACGTCAATATTAGTCCCCAGGGCCGAGCCGCAACAAAGGAATTTCCGGGAATATTGGGTCGGTTGGGCCCCAAGGACGGCCAGGATATGGTCCATACTGACGGGCACGTAACTGGCCGCCTCGGAAAGGTCTTCCGGATACATAAGACGGGGGGGGCGGTATAAATGGCAGCCGTAATGGCAACCGATCCGGATTCCGCTCAGGGGAGTGCGAACCTTTTCGGCTATCCGGTCCAGGCCGATTTCCTGAAAAAGGACGTCCAGGAGGTGCTTGACCTCGATCTCCCCTTTAAAACAATGGCCGGACCCTTCCAAGGCCTGATTGACCTGGTTGCGCCTTGAGAGGTCCTGTTTCAGGATCAGGTTGACTTCCTTCAGCGTATTGACACAGCCGTTGCACATGGCCAGGATAGGAAGTCCGGCCTCCTCGGCCAGGCAGAGATTACGGGCCGCCAGGGCCAGCCAGGTATCGTAATGGGCCAGCTTCAAATTGGTCGGGGAGGGACAGCAGGAAAAGGGCAGGTCCACCAGCTCGATATCCAGGGCCTTCAGCACTTCCCGGGTGGCCTTTTCAAATCCCGTGTATTTGACCGGGATGACACATCCTAAAAATAATGCATATTTCATCATCAACTCAATTCAATCACTTCATTTAAACCGGTTTTCTTAAGGATGCCCTCAATTTCGTCGATATTCAGAGGACTAAGGGGAGGCAAGGACAGCTTCTGGCGGTCTTTCAATACCTTTTCGTTGACAATCAGACTGCGGCCGGTTTTGGCAATCATATCCACGGCGAATTTTATTTTTTCCGGCAGATTACCCCGCTGGGCAGCCAGGTTAAAAATAGCCGTTAATAATTCCGGGATATTGATTTCCTGTGGGCAACGGTCTTCGCAGACATGACAGGTGGTACAGTACCAGACCCGTTCATCCCTCACCACGGTCTCCTGGCCCAGGTTCAAACAGCGGAGCAGGATTTCCCGGGGGCCATAGGATTTCATGACCATGGCCGCCGGACAACTGCCCGTACAGCGGGCGCACTGGTAGCATTCAAACAGGTCTTCTTTATTAAAAAGTTCCCAGATGCTTTTGATCACTTATTCAGCCTTTCCTATCTAAACCCTCATGCACCATCAGGAATTCACGGAGCATGAAAATGGCTCGCTCCGAACTCTAAACTCCGAACTTTCCGATTTAAACCGTCCCTTCCTCTTTCCCCTTTTTCTTCGGCACCAGGACCTGCCTGGTCTTTTCGATCTCTTCCGGCTGCACTCCCTGGATGATCTCAGCCATTTCTTTCATTTTTTTGGCAAAGAGATTGCCTTCGGCCGCACTGATCCAGGCCAACTGCAAGCGGTTTTTGTCCAGGCCCAGCCGTTCCATCTTTTTCCAGACCCTTTTGACCCTTTTTTCAGTCTGGTGGTTGGCGTTGATATAATGGCAATCACCGATATGGCAGCCCGATACCAAAACGGCTGCCGCCCCGCGCCGGAAGGCATATTCGATGAAATCGGTGCTGATCCTGCCGGAACACATGGTTCGTATAATCCTGACCGGCGCCGGGTATTGCATCCGGCTGACGCCCGCAAAATCCGCCCCGGCATAGGAGCACCAGTTACAACAGAAGGCTACGGCCTTGGTCTCCGGGGCCTGTTCGGTGATGGCATCGATCTGGGCATAGATCTGCTGATCGGTAAAGTGCCTTTGCGTTATGGCCGAAAAGGGACATTCGGCCACACAGGTTCCGCACCCGGCGCAAGAGGCCTGAGTAACCTGGGCGATTTGAGTCTCCGGATCCTGACGGATGGAAGAGTATGGACAGACCTTGAGACACAGTCCGCACCCCTGGCAGAGCGTCTCATCCACGACGGCCGTTATAGCATCCACAGTGACTTTCCCCTGGGACATCAGGATGTTGGCCCGGGAGGCGGCCGCACTGGCCTGGGTGACCGAATCCTTGATGTCTTTGGGCCCTTCGGCACAGCCGGCCAGAAAGATCCCGCCGGTCGGGGTATCCACAGGCCGCAGCTTGGGGTGGGCCTCCAGGAAAAAACCATCGGAAGCACAGGAAAGGTTTAAAAGCCTTTGGACGACCGGGCTGTCTTTTCTGGGTTCGATCCCCACGGAAAGGATGGCCATGTCAACTTCATAGCGATAGAGTTGAGAAAGAAGGGTGTCTTCACCGATCAAGGTCAGATCGTAGGTTGCCGGATCCTCGATAATCTCTCCGGGGACCCCCCGGATAAAGGAGACCCCTTCGCGGCGGGCCCGCTGGAAGAGGTCTTCAAAGCCTTTCCCAAAGGCCCGGATATCGATATAAAAAACCAGTATTTTGGTCTCCGGCCAATGTTCCTTGATCAGCAGGGCATCCTTGATGGTATTCATGCAGCAGATATTACTGCAGTAGATATTAGAGCGCTTGGAACGGGAACCGATACATTGAAGAAAGGCCACGGTCTTGGGGATTTTCTGGTCCGAGGGTCGGATCAGGTTGCCTCCCGAAGGTCCACCGGCATTGATCAGGCGTTCAAATTCCAGGCTGGTGATGACATTGGGAAATTTCCGGTAGCCGAATTCGGTTAAAGGCGTCGGGTCATAGACGTCGACTCCCGTGGCTACGATAATGGTCCCCACCTCCAGGGTCAGGAGCTGATCTTTCTGGGAATAATCCACACACTGCCTTTGACAGGCCTGAAAACATTTATCACAGGCCACAATGCCGTGTTTATTCAAACACAGATCCATATCAATCTGATAAGTGGAGGGTACGGCCTGGGCGAAGGACATATAGATAGCCCGCCGCATGGAAAGACCGGCATTGAATTCATCCGGGGCTACCTGGGGACAGGCCTTGGCACAATCGCCGCAGGCCGTACAGGAGTCCGTTACAAAACGGGCCTTTCGGCGGACCTGGACGGTAAAGTTTCCCACATACCCTTCGACCCCTTCGATTTCACTCAAGGTCATGAGTTCAACGTTGGGATGACGTCCGGCCTCGGACATCTTGGGGGCCAGGATGCAAATGGAACAGTCCATGGTCGGAAAGGTCTTGTCGATCTGGGCCATGCGGCCGCCGATACTGGGCTCTTTTTCGATCAGGTAGACCTTGTAGCCGCTATCGGCCAGATCCAGGGCGGCCTGGATGCCGGCCACCCCGCCTCCGATGACCAGGGCCTTGCGGGTTACCGGGACCTCGAAGGTCTCCTGGGGGGCCAGAACCCTGGCGCGGGCCACGGCCATCCGCACCAGGTCTTTGGCTTTT
This window of the Deltaproteobacteria bacterium genome carries:
- a CDS encoding alanine--glyoxylate aminotransferase family protein, giving the protein TDDWHIDILVSGSQKALMLPPGLAFASVSEKAWGLNKTASLPRFYFDFAKERKSLAKNTGAYTSAVTLIIGLQQVLRQIKTLGLEAVFARNKRLSEATKAGIKALGLKFYAEENPSESLTAIQAPEGINGQDVVKIMREKYGVTIAGGQAQAKGKIFRISHMGYVNEFDVIVALSALELALKDLGYPVELGAGVRAAEMVFGG
- a CDS encoding phosphoglycerate dehydrogenase; this encodes MKILISDNLSEKGVEIFAKAKGIEVDVKTGLAPEELKTIIKDYDGLVIRSATKVTAEIIEAAANLKVVGRAGIGLDNVDIPAASQRGIVVMNTPEGNTITTAEHTISLLVSMARKIPQATASLKDKKWEKKKFQGKELFNKTLGIIGTGKIGSIVADRAKGLKMQVIAFDPFIQPEILLKQGIEPVTLEELYQRAQFITIHTPKTKDTLGLINAQAIERMQDGVMIVNCSRGGIVDEKALYDGLVSGKVGGAALDVFETEPPGNNPLLSLDNFICTPHLGASTAEAQENVAVAIAEQIVDFLLHGVIKNAVNVPSVSANLLERVKPYLVLAERLGSFQAQILQGGMTEVSVEYLGEVASYDTKPMTVSLLKGLLTPILKDVVNFVNAPILAKERGIRVIESKTDTVDDFLILITLRVKTQKMESSISGTLFGKYEPRIVRLNNFRLEANPEGHMLLIHNEDKPGIIGNIGLTLGKHRINIERMQVGQEKEKGENIILLTTDQAVSAQALKELTALPSVISARPLEL
- a CDS encoding IscA/HesB family protein produces the protein MLTVTETAQTALKDYFEKQNLSSAIRVFLSQGGUSGPSLALALDESKENDKVYAIDGITYLVDKALEEQAKEIKVDYVDQMGRSGFSVTSGLSLGGGSCGTSCSC
- a CDS encoding CoB--CoM heterodisulfide reductase subunit B; translation: MMKYALFLGCVIPVKYTGFEKATREVLKALDIELVDLPFSCCPSPTNLKLAHYDTWLALAARNLCLAEEAGLPILAMCNGCVNTLKEVNLILKQDLSRRNQVNQALEGSGHCFKGEIEVKHLLDVLFQEIGLDRIAEKVRTPLSGIRIGCHYGCHLYRPPRLMYPEDLSEAASYVPVSMDHILAVLGAQPTQYSRKFLCCGSALGTNIDVQAANEITREKLQHMKKHQIEAVAVACPSCFYQFDRGQLMLERKYHDGFGLPTLFISQLLGLAMGLERINLGLEDHRISLKPVLERIESPS
- a CDS encoding 4Fe-4S dicluster domain-containing protein — protein: MIKSIWELFNKEDLFECYQCARCTGSCPAAMVMKSYGPREILLRCLNLGQETVVRDERVWYCTTCHVCEDRCPQEINIPELLTAIFNLAAQRGNLPEKIKFAVDMIAKTGRSLIVNEKVLKDRQKLSLPPLSPLNIDEIEGILKKTGLNEVIELS
- a CDS encoding hydrogenase iron-sulfur subunit — protein: MLRKEKEDPRVGVYVCHCGLNIGGVVDCARVAEFAAELPGVVLSKHNLYTCSEPGQELIKADIKEHRLNRVVVASCTPRLHEPTFRATCQEAGLNPYLFEMANIREHCSWVHLHDKEEATEKAKDLVRMAVARARVLAPQETFEVPVTRKALVIGGGVAGIQAALDLADSGYKVYLIEKEPSIGGRMAQIDKTFPTMDCSICILAPKMSEAGRHPNVELMTLSEIEGVEGYVGNFTVQVRRKARFVTDSCTACGDCAKACPQVAPDEFNAGLSMRRAIYMSFAQAVPSTYQIDMDLCLNKHGIVACDKCFQACQRQCVDYSQKDQLLTLEVGTIIVATGVDVYDPTPLTEFGYRKFPNVITSLEFERLINAGGPSGGNLIRPSDQKIPKTVAFLQCIGSRSKRSNIYCSNICCMNTIKDALLIKEHWPETKILVFYIDIRAFGKGFEDLFQRARREGVSFIRGVPGEIIEDPATYDLTLIGEDTLLSQLYRYEVDMAILSVGIEPRKDSPVVQRLLNLSCASDGFFLEAHPKLRPVDTPTGGIFLAGCAEGPKDIKDSVTQASAAASRANILMSQGKVTVDAITAVVDETLCQGCGLCLKVCPYSSIRQDPETQIAQVTQASCAGCGTCVAECPFSAITQRHFTDQQIYAQIDAITEQAPETKAVAFCCNWCSYAGADFAGVSRMQYPAPVRIIRTMCSGRISTDFIEYAFRRGAAAVLVSGCHIGDCHYINANHQTEKRVKRVWKKMERLGLDKNRLQLAWISAAEGNLFAKKMKEMAEIIQGVQPEEIEKTRQVLVPKKKGKEEGTV